TTTTTTGGAAAATACTGCGGTAAAAATCTACCTGAAAGAATGGAATGCGCAAGGCTTCTTGATACTCCAAGCATATACGGCTTAATTCCGCATGGGTCATTTTTATATCATTTCATTGAATACTGCAATAAAATAACGGACGCTCCCGATATTTTTGCGTTCGCTGCAGGGTTAACCGCAATTTCTGCTATTTTGCAAAAAAATGTTTTTATGAAATGGACTGGGGGCAAACTCTACGCTAATATGTATATCCTGATGATTATGAAATCA
The Candidatus Acidulodesulfobacterium ferriphilum genome window above contains:
- a CDS encoding DUF3987 domain-containing protein, with amino-acid sequence MPAIAPITFKPEETKKVFCPVLMKESDCELFFGKYCGKNLPERMECARLLDTPSIYGLIPHGSFLYHFIEYCNKITDAPDIFAFAAGLTAISAILQKNVFMKWTGGKLYANMYILMIMKSGGRKSTVLRVLKQIIENFDTEDGSLIYPSDVTPEAFYMVAQGRPYGTFFHGEFGGWLKSL